The Plasmodium vivax chromosome 12, whole genome shotgun sequence genomic interval GTAACCCTATTTCGTTACTCTTCTTAGAAGGTAAAGTTCAATGTGCCATCTTAGGCAACCATCAAGTGTGCACCTCTTTCTCTCCTCCCACAAGATGTAAACTCCTTTTGCCTGCTGTGCAGCTTTCTTTATAAATGGTGGGtcaaagtttttttttttttttaaaagggtaatgcaaaatgggttgggttcattttattttctttggAGCTTCGACAGAGGAGCATAGATACATCCCTGCGCAGGCGTGAGTGGCCTTACATAGCTGAACGTATATGTATCTATGCTTTCGTGGAAAGGCCCCACACTTTGTTGCAATGATGCAATGAtacaaaattggaaaaaaaaaaaaaaaaaaactgaagggAAGAAGGCCAAATTAGGCTTACACTGCTCATGTGGGAATGTGCAgcttttcacctgaacagcgaatttttttttttttgaataaatgggcaaagagaaaggaaaatgaaTAGCTGCTCAGCAAGAGGGCAATtacgcgggaaaaaaaaaagcaagttAATACaggttaatttatttaatcctttttttagaaaacgctgctttgctccttttttttttcctatcccTAACAATATACACTTCATTTAGGTGTAAAGGAAAACAGGCTGTGCAGTGCACCCCCTCCccagaagagaaaaaaaaaaaaaaaacacctccCACATTTTACACTTGTGTGATTCGTTACCCTTACAAATTAGCGCAAACGTTTCTACCCGTTCTTTTGTGCGTATCTCCCGTTATGTAACAACACATACGTTTGTTCATGCTGCGACATtttgtggggaaaaaaacaaaaaaaaatgaaaggaacACAGTTCGGCAAATGGCAAAAAGAGttaccacttttttttttttttttttttgtgtatttagGCACAAACACAGCGGTGTTAGGCACTGGCTAGAAAAATGGCCATCTGTGCTTTGACAATATATAGGTAGTAGGCGGCCCCGCCTCTTTCTTCTGTGCAATAAACCGACCATTCCCTTTTTAGAAGCGTGCAATATGCTGGTATGCGCATATctgcattatttttacgtACCTGTTCCAGTGCGTGTATACAATGCTACTACATCCgactttggaaaaaaaaaaaagaaatcagGAGACTTTCGTTTAAGCGCTTCTTTCGCAGTAGCAACATGTCAGAAGACTACAAATACAAGTGCGTTTCTTAACTCGTGagggaatattttttttttttttaactgacAAATATTGCTACAAGTCAATTGCCCCGTGCTATCACCACGCGTATAGTAGTATAAACCGAATGGGAtgccaaaataaaacaaacgtaattttttttatgccactGTCATTCAATATGCacgcatatgtacacgtatatatttatttgtgcgTGTTGGGACGACTCGTTTCAtacacgtttttttttttattttcatactCACATGCACGTTGTGAAGATTTTTAATGAAGtcgtaaaaaaggaaaaatgaactgCCAAGTGAACTACCAAACGAACTGCCAAGTGAACTACCAAACGAACTGCCAAACAACGCGCGAAATTTGCAATGTAAACAGTgcgaacaggaaaaaaaaaaaaaaaaaaaaatcggccACCACGAAATAGCAAAAGCAACCATCGCCGCCgcaactatttttttttattttacatgaTAAATACACGAgatgttttaaaatgaagTGTTCATAGCATGACGAAAAATTCGCAAACGTTCGCATGAGCAgtcgttttgtttttttatttttcccgcGCACCCCCCGAAAAGATAAGAAACAAAAAACTGCAGGAGAGCGAAGTCCGGAGGAAATGGTAGTATGGCAGGAAGTGGCACCCCGCTAGGATTACAGCGCCGTTGCAAATCATCGCGCCTTTGCAAACCACCGCGGCACCGCGCAACTTCAAAATTGCCTCTTCGAACGTGACGAGGTTCCCCAACCCAGCGGCGCCGAAGTGGAAACGATCCACAAGCGAAAACGCGCCAAGAAAGTAGCACGCGGGGATTCCCAGCAACTTGCACGCGTATCTACATCGCGCAAACACGTGCCCCTACGTTGTGCACACCGCTACATTCGTGCAAATTTGCCCCCCGCAAAGGGTAAAGAATAAAGAATAAAGAAGTACGCCCAAAAGTCGGTCCAAAAGTCGGCCCCCAAATCGACCCCCAACTCGATGACCGCCTAGGGAACCACTTCCGGCCCACCTTTTCTGTCAAAGCAAAGGAGAGCGCAACTCCGCCGTCGACACAGCAGCGCTACGCCCGCCCGCAGAGCGCGATAAATGCGTCGCTTCGCGGTCGCTCCCGTCGCGGCAATCGGCACCACCGCTCCCACCACCGCTAACCCCACGCCTACGCAACGGGGAGGCCGCCCTGCATGCACCAGCCAACGAAGAGATGGTAGAGAGCGACGGAATCAACATCTACTACGGAAAGAAGTACCCCTTCGTATGTAGAACAATACTGAACGCGCACAAGAGCCTCCGCCAAAAGGAGAACCCAGCGGGGGGTGACCACTCGGCGGAGGAGAAGGTAAAATTTGTGAAGGACGAAAATGTGGAAGAATTAAAGGTAGAATTTGTGAGcaaggaagaagcgcaagGAGAGAAATGCATAAACACGACGGACAAAATATTCGCAAAGAGTCTAGACCAGATACTGCAAACGAAGCTGTACCACTCGTTCCGAGAgaacaacaaaaaagaggataaaCAGACGGACGTCTACGTGCAAGCGCAGTACGACGAGTGGGTGGACTACTTCAGGAGCAAGCAGCTGCAAAAGGAAGTACTAATCATTTGTGACCACCTAAATAGGCATCTCCATTTGAACACATTCATATGCGGGGACTATTTAACCCTGTCAGATCTGTACGTGTACTACGAAATGCATAGGTACTTTAACGTGGCCAACTGCTATAACGTCAAGTATTCGAAGCAATTCAGGAACGTCAACAGGTGGTTCAAATTGATTAACTGCCTAGTGAATTACTCAGATGCAGAGCTATCGACGATGCTGAAGAAGGAAGTCGAAACGAACCAAGTGGATATTACAAAAGATGCAAACACCATGCAATtgttaaagcaaaaaatcgTGTCCACCTCCTACGTTGGAAAATTGGAGAATgcagaaaagggaaaggtaGTCACGAGGTTTCCCCCAGAACCGTCCGGCTACCTACACATCGGCCACGCGAAAGCAGCCTTCCTAAATAGTTATTATGCAAATATGTACGAAGGGAAAATGCTCCTACGATTTGATGACACGAATCCAACCTTGGAAGACATCAAATATGAGACATCCATCATGGACGATCTAGAAAACTTGggattaaaatatgaaaaaattagctACTCCTCGGATTACTTTGCAACTCTGGAAGAGTACTGCATtaggttaataaaaatggagaaggcCTACGCGGATGACACCAATGTAGAAGAAATGAGGAACCAGAGAGGGGAGGGAATCGAATCGGTGAATAGACAAAACTCGGTGGAGCAGAATCTGCAACTGTTTGAAGAAATGCGAAAGGGAACTGAAATTGGGCAGAAAAACTGCATTCGAGCAAAAATAGACATGCAGAGTAAGAACAAGTGCATGAGAGATCCCGTCCTGTACAGGTGCATAGTAGATACGCCTCACCACAGGCACGGGTTCAAATTTAAGTGCTACCCGACTTACGATTTTGCATGCCCAATAATAGATTCCATCGAAGGAGTAACCCACGCGTTGAGGACCAACGAATACAGTGACAGGATTGAGCAGTACAACTGGTTCATCACAACCTTTCAGTTGAGGAAAGTCTACATCTACGAATTCAGCCGAATTTCTTTTGTCAAAACGGTTATGTCCAAGAGGAAGCTAAAATGGTTTGTTGAAAATAAGCTGGTGGACGGATGGCTAGATCCACGTATGCCCACCATCAAGGGTATCCTCAGAAGGGGGTTAACAAAAGAAGCCCTATTCCAATTCATCTTAGAACAAGGACCCTCCAAATCGGGGAACCTCATGCAGTGGGATAAACTGTGGTCCATCAACAAACAAATAATCGACCCTATCATCCCCAGGTTCGCAGCagtagataaaaaaaaaggagtcatTCTTAAACTGACCGATTTGACTGAAGACGTTGTCGAAAAAACGAGAGACCTACACATGAAAAATAAGTCCCTTGGCACTTGTTCTATGTTTTATACTAACCGCTTCTTTATCGAATTGGAAGATGCCCAAACGTTGGCAGAGCAGGAGGAAATTACCCTAATCAAGCTCGGAAATGTGATTATCACCAGTATTGTGAAAGGGGACGACGATGGAGTAAACCCCCCAACCGTTAAGGAACTCATCGGAACGTCCAATTTCGATGGAGACTTCAaaacgacaaaaaaaaaaatacactgGCTGCCCTACATACCCGAAAAATTAATCACCTGCACGCTGTACGAATATGACCACCTAATTACCGTcgacaaatttgaaaatgacAATAAGGACGATTGGACCAAATTTATCAACCCCAGTAGCAAGTACGAGACGGTGGTGTATTCCGAACCGGCTATTAGCTCCCTTAAGGTTTGTGACAAATTTCAGTTCGAAAGAAGGGGCTACTTCATTGTTGATAAGGTCGTGAGCAACCACCTGCATTTGATTAAAATCCCCGACGGGAAGTCCAAGAACATGTCCATCATCAGCTCCAAGGTCAACCCCAAAAATTTGGCCGGCACCAAGAACAAGGCCCCCGACGCCTcggagaagcggtgaagcggtgaagcggtaaagcggtgaagcggtaaagcggtgaagcggtgaagcggtgaagcggtgaagcggtgaagcggtgaagcggtgaagcggtaaagcggtaaagcggcaatgtggcaaagcggcaatgtggcaaagcggtgaagcggtaaagcggtgaagcggtaaagcggcaatgtggcaaagcggtgaagcggtaaagcggtgaagcggtaaagcggtgaagcggtaaagcggcaaagcaGCAACGCGGCAACGAGGCGGTTGAAACCTGGCACCGCAGGGCCGACGCGGAAGGCGCGAATAGGGCGGGGCCTCCCTATCAGGCCACGCCAAGCCAACCGCCCGCGCGCCAGCAGTTCTTTCCATTTAcgtttattttcatttgagGCAAAGCTTCGCCCCACGTATGGCTTTGTTTTTTGCCCACCTTTATTTCGCGCTGCATCGGTGCGTCGGTGCGTCGGTGCGTCGGTGCGTCGCTGTTTCGCTGCTTcgttgatttattttttcatcttttcatcttttcatcttttcatcttttcatcttttcatcttttcattttttctttttttctttctttttctttttttctttctttttctttttttctttttccacttctCACTTCTGCACTTCTCCATTTCCTCACCTTTTCGCGCCGACGGCGAACTTCCAAACATAGGCCCCGACCGCGTGTAGCTTAACTGTACAAATTTGGCCCCCCATTTTACCGCGAAAGTGGCCCGCAGAAGCGGTCGCGTAAATCTGACTGCGCGAGGGAGACCACGACAATGAGGCCACATTAGGCCACCACGCGAATATCGCCCCGTGGTTTGGCCCACCATTCCGTGCACACCCGCGGCCCCGCCGTGGTGACAACTTTCACCCGACGAAAGGGGATAGCAcctccttcttcactttttgcCACGATAACGCTGCACGTGACATCGAAAAAGAATTTCTCAAAAATGTATCGCCAATAAGTGAATCGTTTGGATGAAAACATCgaaaggaatatttttttcttcctccttatttatcctatttttttgctcctccttatttatcctatttttttgctccttatttatcccattttgaaaaattccaACCAGATCGTCACCCCCCGCAGAAGTCATATAAGCCAATACGCATAGCATAAATCTCATTTATGTAACCCTATTTTATGTACCCTCCCCAGGCGTTCTACCAACTTAAGGTGTATTTCAtttgttgtaaaaaattgcaaaggcCCATTTGGTGAGGAAGTACTCGCCCAGTTGTTCCTGGAAGGACGCCTCAGATTGgaagctcccccccccgtgcatTCGTATAAACTTCTCCTACGTAGTTgcatcccccccctgcgaagCTCCACCCCCTCCAATTATGCACATCCTTGCGTACGCCCTCCCCCTTGCCCTCCTCTTCCTGTGTACTCTTTCGCGGCTGTACACCACCCCTTGCTGCTGCAACAAAGGGAAGAAGGCCCCCACCAGCAACTTCACCACGTCCACCATGGCAGCAGAAATAAACGCCACCATGAAGGACATCATCAACTCCGATTTTGAGGACAATAAGGACGAGCGGGTGATCATTGTAGATGAAAATAATGAGTTCCAAGAATTGAAGGCGAGAAAAATTATGCGGATGGAGAATCTGTGGCACAGATCtacctccatttttgttttcaccAAAATTGGTGAGgagtattttatttatgtacacaAACGATCCAAGGTAAAGGACTACTGCCCATCGTACTACTCCATCGGTTTCGGGGGAGTCGTTTCGGAAAATGAAGATATGCTTGGCAATGCTGTGAAGGAGCTGGAGGAAGAGAGCGGGATAAAGAAGTCCCCCGAACAGCTCTTCGATTTGGGGGTTGTCAAGTGCGACACGGAGTGCTCCAGGTCCTTCGTGGGTTCCTACGTAAGTCTCACTTTGGGAAAGCCCATGCCATTTGATGGGGTGCGGCCTCTTCGCATTTTCGCTTGCTCAAGCGGCAATTTCACTCTGTTGCTAATTCCTCATGCCGCTTTTTTCCGCGCCGTCACCCCCTCTCCTACAGGTTGTCTTCATCGACCCCGACTTCCAGACCATCCCCCAGCTGAATGAAGTCGAATTTATCACCCGCATTCCGCTGAGCGAATTTGACGAGTTCTtacaaaaggagaaattcACAGTTATAAGTAAGAACAGAAAAGCGCAACTTCCGCATTTTGTGTGAATGACTATGTTGTCACGACGTTTACGTTTAAGGGGAATGAACGTTGGCGGCGCTTCACTCGTGGAAGGTTACCCCCATGTGAATGTTCCAATGGGGCAGTCGGACAGGGAAACGACATACAgatagccattttttttttatgtgtgtgcatacatacagGCACGTACCCATATGTGTACTCCTGGGCACATTTGACTTTGTGAAAATTGTTCCCCACTTTGCAGGCAAAACGGTGTATAACCACTTTAAAGACAAAATGACTAAATCAGCCTTGGACGAGATATACAAGAAGATCAACTGAGGAGTTGTTCTctcaacagaaaaaaattaaaaaaaaaaaaaaaaatatgcgacAAGTGTTAGCTCGCATGTagatacttttttttttttttacacatgtgtacacattaatttttgcatCCGCCTGAGCGACGCTGCGTCAATGAAGAAGCCTTTTCGGTCCACTCGCGGGGCCTGATTTATGCCCTGCGTTCTTCCCTTGATGGACGCGAAGCAGCTACATTTTTCGCTTCACCCgcaattatcattttttttttcgctgcgTCACTGCGTGATGAGCAACTGGAATAACTTCTGCTGAGCAGCCAAACGAACTTCTCCCCCTGAGCAGCCAAACGAACTTCTCCCCCTGAGCAGCCAAACAAACTTCTCCCGCTGAGCAACTAAACAAACTTCTCCCCCCGAACAACCGAAATAATCTCTCCCCCTGAACGCCCCCCAATGAAACTTCTCTACATATGCGACACCCGCTTTTGCACGTTCAACtcgagggagaaaaaatacttaTTCAAATATTGGGCCTACTCCTTGCAGGATTTGCTCAATAACAGCAGCCAGAGGGGCATTCAACTCTGGCTCGTGTGCATAAGTAGGGGAACACCGGCATTTGTCATAGCGGCGATTGGGGGTCAACGCCAAGCGGACACGTTTCAacaaaaattgtgaagcgAAACGAGGCAAAGGAGTGACTTTCACTGCAAGCCAAATTGTAAAAACTTCTACGATTCAacttttcagttttttttttcttttttttccccaccattTTGCAGACCTGATTGACTACATCGACGTGCTAACCTTCGCTGACCCATTCGACTACGAACATGTGAAAAGGGCACTGGAAAATATATCTCCTCATTTTGATTTAAGTGAGAATAAGTCCAGACACGGCAGCGATATGGCAGTGGACCCCCTGATAGCCTTTCTGAAGAACAGCGAAAGTAGGCGTCCACGTGGAGGCATCATTTACCTCGAATGCATGTTCGCCAAGTGtactttgtaaaaatggcaccTACCAGACCAGTGCGCTTGCCTACTCCGTTAATTACACCGCCAACTACACCTACACTCGCGCGTTCTTCGGCCCCTACCAACGGCAGACAGGGCAACCATCAAGGAGTGCGACACAGTCGCCATTTTATCCTGCAATCTTCACCTGTGGGAGGATAAAATTCCAGAACTGAAACTTCTCGCGGATGCATTCCACACCAGCGTGTGTAAATTTTACCTCTTCAATGGTTATATAGCTGTGCACGCAGGGAGGGAGCGGGGGAACTTCCTCCCTGGGAAGAATGAGGGGGCAACCGAGCAAGGTGGCCGTTCAGCACTCCACCCCCAATGGGTACACACACATAGAAGTGTACATATCGCCCTACACATCTCTGCATTTTTCATCCCCCTCCCTTATGTTAGTATACAAAAACGCAGCAGACGGAAAGAACAAACTCCCTCAGCTGAGCCGTGCCTTGGGGGAGTACCCAAACTTCTTCATCAAAAATTTCCAgttgaataaaataaatattttgcaaaCGTCGAAGGAGATACTATCCATCACGTTTGTCGTTTCGCTCACCCTGAGCTTGCAAAACGAGGTAGGAGGGATGGAAATGTGGAGAAGCTCCAACGAAAAGCAAACTCTCCAGCGAAGAAGCGGCGGCCGTAATTTTTCACCACCGTTAAACTCACCAACATTCGCAGCTCGTACTGAAGTGTGAGGGAAAACCCCTGGTGGCAGAAGTGGGGCACTCTGCCTTCTTCGGCTTGAGCAAGTTCCCCGTTGTGTTTGACATACGGGCAAAGGCGCTAAAGGAGGGCATCTCACAGCACTTGGTTAAACCTACGCGCATGACTCAGCGAGTTAAAGCGTTAGTTGGGTCTACAGGCCAATGAACTACTATATGCTAATGTGCCGTTTAAAATACACTCAAGGGGGGGGACCACCCAGAAGATCCCACATGGATGTGCTTGCCTGTGTGAACCTGTCTAATGAGCGGCACCCCTCCCTAGCCGGGTCCCCACTTTCAAGCGGCTTCACCTTTTATCCTTCCCCTCAGATATATGGGATACCCATATTTTTAAGCGACACTCCTGGGGGTGAGAAAAATTTAGTTTCGCTGGAACGCCTATCGAGGGAGCTCCACGAAAATGTAAGAAATGGAAGTAgatggaaaaaggggaaaaaaaaatgacgaaagaGATCACCAGCGGTATGGGGAAATTCTAACTGCGATGGTGATGTTACCCTTCTCCTCCCCAAATTGTGTACATCCCCCCCTCCCGTGCGATGCAAAACTGCAGGAACAAGTTATCATCCTGAGGTCGAACATAAACCCTACGGATTTGAAAACGCAGTAAAGGGAGTCGAGCTGTGCGCGCAGGCGGGCCATGTGAAATGGATAGCCATGCGTTTTAAGAGGCTACACAAGTGGTATTACTATTTCGCTTTgctgttatttatttatttttttttttttcccccgggAAGCGAAAACGAGGTTCGCTTCTTATGGGTGGGGACTCCAATGACAAAGGCAGAGGCGTCCGTGGCCCTATGTTTACACGTAAGACCTACCGTCAGCTATTTCATTACTCGTGCAACCTGTGTGTCTGGCGCATTCGTCACATTTAAACGAATACCTCACCACATTAACCCAACGAAGGGACTAGCCACCCAAGAAACGTATTCCCTGTCGATCGAAGAATTTTACAAAGAACacgttgaagaaaaaaatgagcacctCTCGGACGAAAAGATAAAGGAAatgtttaactttttaattttggtgGACGAGTTTAACCCCTTGGTAGGTCAAAAGGGTGGCGATTCGCACGACTGGGTTGTTCGCTATGAGtttgttgttgtttttttttcgcttttttttggtgttttttttttttttttgattctttccattttcgcTTATGCAACTACCCGTAAAAACATACTACGGCACACCATTTCGAACCTTCGGGCGCACTCCCCTCGCAGGACTACAGCAACGAGCGGTTTCAGTATTCCTTCAAGAGCGTTCGCGATTCGTTgatgcccctcccccccagggaTGCGCTTTCAAAGAAGAGGTACCTTTGATGGAGGACCTCATCGGCGTCTACATAATTTGCTTCCCGCTTACGCCCACATGTGGGTATAATTGCATAGGCATTCCCGCATGGCCATACCTGTGCAcatcttttttctcccctcttcCCCCAGGGatcgaaagaaaaaaacgacgcTCTTAAAATGTGCTGCCCTTGATGATACCCCTACGGGTGCAGAGAACGCCATGCCGCTTGGCGGCCGTGGTAATATGGTCACTCGAAAGAATAACGAGTCGACCAAAGGCAGGGAAATCCTGGACCCTCGGTCGCTTCTCCTAGCCAACATGAATAAGGCTTTCCAAAAGAACATCATATAGGGAGTACCTACATGTGCGCCTCGTCAGAGAgaagtaccttttttttgaacccCAATTGTAATTGCATCGAActtcttacctttttttttttggcctcaACAAACTTGGCAATCCTTTTCAGTCACCCCAACCTTTGCAGTGATGTAAAAGCTGCCAGCCCAACGAATAACCCCCCACGAAGGTGTCATCCGcgttatttttatacgtGGTGATAAAAACGGGGGAAGAAAGATGCTGGCATATTTTTGGCAAACTGCCAAATGAGGGAACGGCCTCGAAACGACAGCGAGCggtgcgccttttttttttttctcctcccaaGGTGGAACGTCAAGTTTGCCACACTGAGCTGCAACGCTCTGCGAATggggaggttaaaaaaaaaaaaaaaaaaaatgttatccAGGCTAACCAACCCAGAGGAGTGAAAAATGCGGGAGTATCTTTGAAGAGAGACGAACGAGTTTAATCATCCCAACGCAGCAgttggaaaagcaaaaaaataaatggttAAGTGGGAGAGGAGTACAATTCGTCACCCGCGCacgtggaggagaaaaaattgccatcCAATTGCCGTCAAATTACCGCCAAACCGCCGCGCACAGAATAGTATGCGCCTCGGCCTGCGCCACTCCGATCTTGCAGCCTACTTGTCGAGCAGgtaagaaaaacgaaatgctGCCACGCAATTGCGAGCGCCGCGTGTACAATCTGTGAATAGGAACGGACACGCCGCACGAGCGAAGTGAAGAGacgaagaagcgaagaggtgaagaagcaaagacGCGAAGTGAACAATCGCTGTCGTGCACAGTTTGCCACCCCCCCAGACAGAGCCGCAGCCTCCACGACGCGCACGTGCCAAATCATGGAAGACAAAAAAACGGACCCGTCAAATAGAACGaaggaaaatgtgaaattcTCAAAATTTGTAACCTCGCTGagttttatgaaaaaaaatacaaatgatAAGGAagagggaataaaaaaaaaagttaagtaCGCCAATGATGAGCATGTGTGGATACTGAAGGAgtatgaagaggaaggaaatgcctttttgaagaagcaggcggcgcaaaaaaataaaaataatgttgcCCTGAATTGCCTGGGGAGGAGGTCCTACAAGAATTACAACAGCTACGTAAATCTGTACAAtatggaaattaaaaaatttatcaatTCCGTTCGGAAGAACAAGCCAGTGGGTTCCTTGCGCGAGTGAAAAGGTGTGTGGCCACGTGGGGGACCCCTAACATTTGGCTGcccatatatatacgcatatatatacgcatatatatacacacatatatacacatattttttttttgttataacatttgtgtttcccccttcgTTTACGCCCCCCTTTTCGGATGTCGTGTGGctcacaaaaaggagaagtggCACCAGCTGGATGGAAGCGGCTTTTTGACACCCCATTTGGCAAGCGTTTGTTAGGCTTGCCTTTCAtttggtctttttttttattttcaccttcGTTGCTGCGTTTCTCGTGTCAGTCATTTTCAGTAAATTCGCGCAAATTCGCGGCGAAACTGAGAAAGCAAAATATATCCGCATATAAAAACGCACCTTGCACAGTGATGGAAAAAACACACGATGGTTTTTTTCCCCGGAGACAAACCAATTGGTCGTTtcgaattggaaaaaaaaaaaaaaaaaaaaaaaagggaacgcCAAATTGTGCGTGCAGACGGATAAGCgactcttcccctttttgtggtGGCTCTGCTGGTTACACCCAACTTTTGCGTGTCCTAcgggggggggtaaaaaaaaggaggcaatgcaaaaataaacatgACAAAATGTGGGGAGGCGCGAAATCGAAGCAGATGGCTCGTGTGGCCTGCTTCGCAAACTTCCCAGCGAAATGGCTACTTACACCTTCAGGTCGTACTTATACCGCTTGGACATGTAGCTCCGCTTGTAATCATTCAAGGTGTCaaatctgaaaaaaaaaaagtgaacaagtGGCGACTGTAGAAAGGGTCCACCCACCCGGGAAAGGGGTAGTGATGGCGGTGACCAATTCGTTGGCACAATCCCCTGCTCGACGAAACGTCCCCGCGTAACAGATCCCCGGCAACGTGTTAAACCCCTCCTTTGGGGGAGTAGCCCCGGAAGGCCATCCACTTACACGCTCCTTTCCCGCGGCTCGTACAAATTCTGGAAGGTTTTGAAAGAACTGGCGGGCAGCAGAAACAGGCCCAGGCGCAAAATGACAAAGTAAAGGACGAAATCGAGGAGACAGCAGGCGAAACAAAATGCCCACTGCAGCAGAGTCAACCCCCTCACGTGTAAGTTGAAGAAGAATGAGCCGAACTgaatgacaaaaatgtgtacccccagcagaaaaaaaagaattacgaAGGTCGTGGAGTTTTCCCAAATGAGGTTCAGTAGCATCACACGGAAATTATCATTGGGTGGGCTCGCTTGGGACATCATTTTACTAGCTATCGGTATCTTCTGTGAGGAAAGCTGCTCCTCCCCGGTGGGTGGTACCTCTCGACTTGCGTTTTTCCCCGCTTGGCCACTTCCCAATTGGCCGCTTAGTCCGCTTGATCCGCTTGGTCCGCTTGGCCCACTTGCCAAattgttcacattttttgtgtTGGCCAAGCCAGCCGATCGGCCCTCCTCCTTGAGCTCCTCCATGAAGTGGCGAACGTCCGCGGAGAGGTCCCTCCTACCCCCCCGTTGGTTCCCCAGAAAAGGGATGAGGTAGTTCCTAAATCGGTCAGCCTGCACCCCCTTGTACATTTCGCAGTACATGTGAATATCGCTGAGAAAGGACTTCAAATATATGTGAACataggagaaaaagaaaaagagaaaaaaaatgttaaagagGATAGTGCCATGTCTACCGGGGCTGATGTAGCTGTCCCATTCGGCCATCGATCTGTAATCATTCTTAACATCAAtaacattttgtattttcaaattttccaaattttttttaaaacgaatACAAGACCGTATGGTGTGAAAGTAGCTTGACTGCTGCCTATCCGTAAGGTAAGAAAACTCGGAAAACTCAAACAGGTTCCTCAATTCGGGGGTGACGAAATCCCATGTAGACTCAGGAATGAATACATGTCCAAagaaaaataccaaaaataGAATCACCGTCTTGGATATAATAGAGGAAATCA includes:
- a CDS encoding nucleoside diphospahte hydrolase, putative (encoded by transcript PVX_083350A); this encodes MAAEINATMKDIINSDFEDNKDERVIIVDENNEFQELKARKIMRMENLWHRSTSIFVFTKIGEEYFIYVHKRSKVKDYCPSYYSIGFGGVVSENEDMLGNAVKELEEESGIKKSPEQLFDLGVVKCDTECSRSFVGSYVSLTLGKPMPFDGVVFIDPDFQTIPQLNEVEFITRIPLSEFDEFLQKEKFTVISKTVYNHFKDKMTKSALDEIYKKIN
- a CDS encoding hypothetical protein, conserved (encoded by transcript PVX_083340A), which translates into the protein MEDKKTDPSNRTKENVKFSKFVTSLSFMKKNTNDKEEGIKKKVKYANDEHVWILKEYEEEGNAFLKKQAAQKNKNNVALNCLGRRSYKNYNSYVNLYNMEIKKFINSVRKNKPVGSLRE
- a CDS encoding hypothetical protein, conserved (encoded by transcript PVX_083345A), which produces MKLLYICDTRFCTFNSREKKYLFKYWAYSLQDLLNNSSQRGIQLWLVCINLIDYIDVLTFADPFDYEHVKRALENISPHFDLSENKSRHGSDMAVDPLIAFLKNSENRATIKECDTVAILSCNLHLWEDKIPELKLLADAFHTSVCKFYLFNVYKNAADGKNKLPQLSRALGEYPNFFIKNFQLNKINILQTSKEILSITFVVSLTLSLQNELVLKCEGKPLVAEVGHSAFFGLSKFPVVFDIRAKALKEGISQHLIYGIPIFLSDTPGGEKNLVSLERLSRELHENVEHKPYGFENAVKGVELCAQAGHVKWIAMRFKRLHKWYYYFALLLFIYFFFFPPGSENEVRFLWVGTPMTKAEASVALCLHGLATQETYSLSIEEFYKEHVEEKNEHLSDEKIKEMFNFLILVDEFNPLDYSNERFQYSFKSVRDSLMPLPPRDALSKKRDRKKKTTLLKCAALDDTPTGAENAMPLGGRGNMVTRKNNESTKGREILDPRSLLLANMNKAFQKNII
- a CDS encoding glutamate--tRNA ligase, putative (encoded by transcript PVX_083355A), with protein sequence MVESDGINIYYGKKYPFVCRTILNAHKSLRQKENPAGGDHSAEEKVKFVKDENVEELKVEFVSKEEAQGEKCINTTDKIFAKSLDQILQTKLYHSFRENNKKEDKQTDVYVQAQYDEWVDYFRSKQLQKEVLIICDHLNRHLHLNTFICGDYLTLSDLYVYYEMHRYFNVANCYNVKYSKQFRNVNRWFKLINCLVNYSDAELSTMLKKEVETNQVDITKDANTMQLLKQKIVSTSYVGKLENAEKGKVVTRFPPEPSGYLHIGHAKAAFLNSYYANMYEGKMLLRFDDTNPTLEDIKYETSIMDDLENLGLKYEKISYSSDYFATLEEYCIRLIKMEKAYADDTNVEEMRNQRGEGIESVNRQNSVEQNLQLFEEMRKGTEIGQKNCIRAKIDMQSKNKCMRDPVLYRCIVDTPHHRHGFKFKCYPTYDFACPIIDSIEGVTHALRTNEYSDRIEQYNWFITTFQLRKVYIYEFSRISFVKTVMSKRKLKWFVENKLVDGWLDPRMPTIKGILRRGLTKEALFQFILEQGPSKSGNLMQWDKLWSINKQIIDPIIPRFAAVDKKKGVILKLTDLTEDVVEKTRDLHMKNKSLGTCSMFYTNRFFIELEDAQTLAEQEEITLIKLGNVIITSIVKGDDDGVNPPTVKELIGTSNFDGDFKTTKKKIHWLPYIPEKLITCTLYEYDHLITVDKFENDNKDDWTKFINPSSKYETVVYSEPAISSLKVCDKFQFERRGYFIVDKVVSNHLHLIKIPDGKSKNMSIISSKVNPKNLAGTKNKAPDASEKR